In the genome of Deinococcus deserti VCD115, one region contains:
- a CDS encoding metal ABC transporter permease, with product MNVEFLLSVFTDYTLRNVALGSALLGITGGIVGAFAVLRRQSLLGDALSHAALPGIGLAFLLSGGKAPLWLLLGGGATAWLAALAMITVLRFTRLSEDAALGTMLASFFGFGIALLTFIQNGSNASQSGLDKFLFGQAATIVAADVILMAILAALALGAVMLLFKEFKLVSFDPAYAATLGVPAPLIGTVMTSLAVVAVMIGLQSVGVVLMAAMLVAPAVAARQWTDHLGKMLLLSAGFGAASGVAGALVSAAVTNLPTGPLVIVAISILMIFSLLFAPLRGLLWARISASRRDRNLRESTRRIVPPLGHLHDQGVQHER from the coding sequence ATGAACGTGGAGTTTCTTCTGAGCGTGTTCACGGATTACACGCTGCGAAATGTTGCCCTCGGCAGTGCGCTCCTTGGCATCACTGGAGGGATTGTCGGCGCGTTCGCTGTACTGCGCCGCCAGAGCCTGCTGGGGGACGCGCTGTCACATGCCGCGCTGCCCGGTATCGGGCTGGCCTTTCTTCTCAGCGGTGGTAAAGCGCCCCTGTGGCTGCTGCTGGGAGGAGGAGCCACCGCCTGGCTCGCGGCACTGGCCATGATCACTGTACTGAGGTTTACGCGTCTCAGCGAGGACGCCGCCCTGGGCACCATGCTCGCCAGCTTTTTTGGTTTTGGAATTGCGCTGCTGACTTTTATTCAGAATGGCAGCAACGCCAGTCAGTCCGGACTCGACAAGTTCCTGTTCGGTCAGGCGGCCACCATCGTCGCCGCCGACGTCATCCTGATGGCCATCCTTGCCGCACTTGCCCTGGGCGCCGTCATGTTGCTGTTCAAGGAATTCAAGCTCGTGTCGTTTGATCCCGCTTACGCCGCCACGCTCGGAGTGCCGGCTCCCCTGATCGGGACCGTGATGACCTCTCTTGCAGTGGTCGCGGTCATGATCGGGCTGCAAAGCGTCGGCGTGGTTCTGATGGCCGCCATGCTGGTTGCCCCAGCGGTCGCGGCCCGGCAATGGACCGACCATCTGGGAAAAATGCTCCTGTTGAGTGCCGGCTTCGGTGCCGCGAGCGGAGTCGCAGGAGCACTGGTATCTGCAGCGGTCACGAACCTGCCCACAGGCCCACTCGTGATCGTGGCCATCAGTATCCTCATGATCTTTTCGCTTCTGTTCGCTCCTTTACGTGGTCTGCTTTGGGCCCGCATCAGTGCGTCCCGCCGCGACAGGAATCTGAGAGAAAGTACACGCCGGATCGTTCCACCGCTGGGGCATCTGCACGATCAGGGGGTACAGCATGAGCGCTGA
- a CDS encoding metal ABC transporter permease yields the protein MSADLIIVLTACLVAVAGSLLGVFLVLRRLSMISDAISHSVLPGIVAAFWFSGGDTATVPALIGAAAMGLLTVVAVEVLVRSGRVKNDAAIGVVFPLLFSIGVILISVYFRNAHLDLDAVLYGEIAYAPFNLVGVFGQMLPESLVLMGTLTLLNAAFVGMFFKELRLSTFDAGLAASLGFAPGVLHYALMTLLSFTTVGAFEAVGAVLIVAFVIVPPASAYLLTRKLSAMLGLSLGIGVICSVAGYFVAMAVDASIAGMIASLLGAVFFLCLLLSPLDGVLATLYRRARQRDSVAARQLVAYFFKKGREASLSEVAQRFEWTPRQTKRAHHYARKQGWLSQDGVTVSRTPPGMGMGHASD from the coding sequence ATGAGCGCTGATCTGATTATTGTCCTCACGGCATGCCTGGTGGCGGTAGCAGGCAGCCTGCTGGGTGTCTTTCTGGTCCTGCGCCGCCTGAGCATGATCAGTGACGCCATCAGCCACTCCGTTCTGCCTGGCATCGTGGCGGCGTTCTGGTTCTCTGGCGGAGACACCGCCACCGTTCCCGCCCTCATCGGTGCCGCCGCCATGGGACTGCTGACGGTCGTGGCGGTCGAAGTTCTGGTGCGAAGCGGCCGGGTCAAAAACGACGCAGCGATCGGTGTAGTGTTTCCGCTGCTGTTCTCGATTGGCGTGATTCTGATCTCGGTGTACTTCCGTAATGCTCACCTTGACCTTGACGCAGTGCTGTACGGGGAGATCGCGTATGCACCGTTTAACCTTGTCGGCGTCTTTGGTCAGATGCTGCCAGAATCTCTGGTGCTGATGGGCACCTTGACGCTGCTCAACGCAGCATTTGTGGGCATGTTTTTCAAGGAACTGCGGCTGTCGACCTTTGACGCGGGCCTGGCGGCGTCTCTGGGGTTCGCTCCTGGGGTCCTGCATTACGCGCTGATGACCTTGCTCTCCTTTACGACGGTGGGCGCTTTTGAGGCAGTCGGCGCCGTCCTGATTGTGGCGTTTGTGATCGTGCCTCCGGCCAGCGCCTACCTGCTTACGCGCAAGCTGTCGGCCATGCTGGGCCTGAGCCTCGGTATAGGCGTGATCTGCAGCGTCGCAGGGTATTTCGTGGCCATGGCGGTTGACGCGAGTATCGCCGGAATGATTGCCAGTCTGCTTGGCGCCGTGTTTTTTCTGTGCCTGCTGCTTTCTCCCCTGGATGGCGTTCTCGCTACCCTATACCGGCGCGCACGTCAGCGCGACTCGGTTGCCGCCCGCCAGCTGGTCGCATACTTTTTCAAGAAAGGTCGGGAAGCCTCCCTGTCCGAGGTCGCGCAACGCTTCGAGTGGACACCTCGTCAAACAAAACGAGCCCATCACTACGCGCGTAAGCAGGGGTGGCTGAGTCAGGACGGCGTCACCGTCTCCAGGACCCCGCCAGGGATGGGCATGGGCCATGCCTCGGACTGA
- a CDS encoding metal-dependent transcriptional regulator codes for MRLLYLQETAGTHVVSTGRLAQDLNVKDSSVTGMLERLAEAGWVIYMPYRGARLSEQGLCIARDLTCTHDNLIAFLCETLGYSLANAESEAEHLEHHVSPEFIQRLKIWIKQKN; via the coding sequence ATGCGGCTGCTGTATCTCCAGGAGACGGCAGGTACACACGTTGTGTCCACTGGACGCCTCGCGCAGGACCTGAATGTCAAGGACTCGTCCGTGACTGGGATGCTCGAAAGGCTTGCTGAGGCTGGTTGGGTCATATATATGCCCTACCGTGGAGCGCGGTTGAGCGAGCAGGGCTTATGTATTGCGCGTGACCTGACCTGTACTCATGACAACCTGATTGCTTTTCTCTGTGAGACGCTAGGATATTCTCTTGCAAACGCGGAAAGTGAAGCAGAGCACTTAGAGCATCATGTCAGTCCGGAATTTATTCAGCGGCTGAAGATTTGGATCAAGCAAAAGAATTGA
- a CDS encoding DoxX family protein, whose translation MSRIEPRNRTAGATPPPPILNSQGIGQIKSEMNLLDARLLGWWAQHGVTLLRLSLGIIFFWFGVQKFFPGVSSAEGLATRTISVLTFGAVPPGVSLPVLATWECAIGLGLLTGRFLRLTLLLLFAQMAGTFLPLVFFPEETFSVVPWVPNLEGQYIIKNLVLVSAGLVVGATARGGKLIMDARAAQTAERTQALHQRFRRRFHREP comes from the coding sequence ATGAGCCGCATTGAACCCCGTAACCGCACCGCAGGTGCCACTCCTCCCCCTCCCATTCTGAATTCCCAGGGAATAGGGCAGATCAAATCTGAAATGAATCTTCTGGATGCCCGGTTGCTTGGCTGGTGGGCACAACACGGGGTCACTTTGCTGCGTTTGAGCCTGGGGATCATCTTCTTCTGGTTTGGAGTGCAAAAATTCTTCCCGGGCGTGAGTTCTGCCGAAGGTCTTGCGACCCGGACCATCTCGGTTCTGACCTTTGGTGCGGTGCCTCCTGGCGTAAGTCTCCCCGTGCTGGCCACCTGGGAGTGCGCCATCGGCCTGGGCTTGCTGACAGGCCGCTTCCTTAGGCTGACGCTGCTGTTACTGTTCGCGCAGATGGCTGGAACTTTTCTCCCGCTGGTGTTTTTTCCGGAGGAAACGTTTTCCGTCGTGCCCTGGGTGCCGAACCTGGAAGGGCAGTACATCATCAAGAATCTGGTGCTGGTCTCAGCCGGACTGGTTGTTGGCGCGACAGCGCGAGGAGGCAAACTCATCATGGATGCACGTGCTGCTCAAACCGCCGAGCGGACGCAAGCGCTTCATCAGAGATTTCGCCGCCGCTTCCATCGTGAACCCTGA
- a CDS encoding sulfite oxidase, with translation MHDELNATLSAGESSTEHGPTRRNFLALGAAAAGALATGSFGSAQTATCIDIPERPTAKRPDPQPNPRVYSDKETLLAFRNHGHFAEFLDQPVTPLGMHYLLVHFDVPKLSANGYEISIGGRVRTPKRVSLSEIKARKQITEPVIMECAGTGRSTFQPRGIYVPWFKEAIGNYEWTGTPLRPLLEEAGLLDDAVEVLFTGWDTGVDLGVEHAFERSLPIKEALRDGVMLAWAQNGQPLLPQHGFPLRLIVPTWYGMASVKWLRAITVLNQPFKGVEQAKVYRYQKSATDPGVPVTVKRVHSVMKPPGLADAISRYRFVAPGRHLLQGMAWSGTGAVRRVEVSTDGGRTWKDAQLGRPGGPYSWTPWRTEWQVTQPGEYVLSSRATDTAGNIQPLSSAAIWNRQGMGGNVIERIHVIVQPGVGRSGDHVPSRPRQAVSGADMPPPTK, from the coding sequence ATGCATGACGAGCTGAACGCCACGTTGTCCGCCGGAGAATCTTCGACTGAGCATGGCCCGACGCGCCGGAACTTTCTGGCGCTGGGTGCCGCCGCGGCGGGTGCGCTGGCCACAGGATCGTTCGGATCGGCCCAGACTGCCACATGTATCGACATTCCGGAGCGGCCGACAGCTAAAAGACCTGACCCGCAACCCAACCCGCGCGTCTACAGCGATAAAGAGACCCTGCTGGCCTTCCGCAATCATGGGCATTTCGCAGAGTTCCTTGACCAGCCGGTCACGCCGCTGGGCATGCATTACCTGCTGGTTCACTTCGACGTACCAAAGCTGAGCGCCAACGGCTATGAGATCTCCATCGGTGGCCGCGTGCGCACGCCCAAACGGGTGTCTCTGTCCGAGATCAAAGCGCGCAAGCAGATAACGGAACCCGTGATCATGGAATGTGCGGGCACCGGCCGCTCGACCTTTCAGCCGCGTGGCATCTACGTGCCGTGGTTCAAGGAGGCCATCGGGAACTATGAGTGGACGGGGACCCCTCTGCGTCCTCTTCTGGAAGAAGCTGGGCTGCTGGATGACGCTGTCGAGGTCCTGTTTACCGGCTGGGATACGGGCGTGGACCTGGGGGTCGAACATGCCTTTGAGCGCAGCCTTCCGATCAAGGAAGCGCTCCGGGACGGGGTCATGCTGGCCTGGGCCCAGAATGGCCAGCCTCTGCTGCCTCAGCATGGCTTTCCTTTGCGGCTGATCGTGCCGACGTGGTACGGCATGGCCAGCGTGAAGTGGCTGCGCGCCATCACGGTGCTGAACCAGCCGTTCAAAGGTGTGGAGCAGGCCAAGGTCTACCGGTACCAGAAGAGTGCGACCGACCCTGGCGTTCCAGTGACAGTCAAGCGGGTTCACTCGGTCATGAAGCCTCCTGGGCTGGCCGACGCCATCTCGCGCTACCGCTTCGTGGCCCCCGGCCGGCACCTGTTACAAGGGATGGCCTGGTCCGGCACCGGAGCGGTCCGGCGGGTGGAAGTCAGTACTGACGGGGGCAGAACCTGGAAAGACGCTCAGCTCGGGCGGCCAGGGGGCCCGTACAGCTGGACGCCCTGGCGCACCGAATGGCAGGTGACCCAACCAGGTGAATATGTGTTGTCCTCAAGGGCAACAGATACCGCAGGAAATATTCAGCCGCTGAGCTCGGCAGCGATCTGGAACCGTCAGGGCATGGGCGGCAACGTGATCGAACGCATACACGTGATCGTGCAGCCAGGTGTGGGACGGTCGGGCGACCACGTGCCCTCCCGGCCACGACAGGCCGTTTCCGGCGCGGACATGCCCCCACCAACAAAGTAG
- a CDS encoding MerR family DNA-binding protein produces the protein MTVPAALPIGDLAALTGETVKSVRYWTDLGLLTVGRRPSGYRAYPIEAAEQIAFIRSAQAAGFRLKEIRRILSIRQNGQKPCAQVKEDLERHLGAVRVQIAQLQALEAQLQAKVAWADRHPEPDCHCAGCVYLEVTPRA, from the coding sequence ATGACTGTTCCTGCGGCCCTGCCCATAGGTGACCTCGCAGCCCTGACTGGAGAAACGGTCAAGTCTGTCCGGTACTGGACTGATCTTGGACTGCTGACTGTTGGGCGGCGGCCCAGCGGCTACCGGGCTTACCCCATTGAAGCTGCTGAACAGATTGCCTTCATTCGCTCTGCCCAGGCGGCGGGTTTCAGGCTCAAGGAGATTCGCCGCATTCTGAGCATTCGCCAGAATGGCCAGAAACCCTGTGCTCAAGTGAAAGAGGATCTGGAACGTCACCTGGGAGCAGTCCGCGTGCAGATTGCTCAACTGCAGGCCCTCGAAGCACAGTTGCAGGCGAAAGTCGCCTGGGCAGACAGGCATCCTGAGCCGGACTGCCACTGCGCAGGATGCGTATACCTGGAGGTGACTCCCAGAGCTTGA
- a CDS encoding putative iron-sulfur cluster-binding metallochaperone, with the protein MASSGCCAPEPGLSTLPICPTCGTTGRTVKLITLKALLRPPALATLDPNRIYRFCPNSGCEVVYFFDLFVYVRADVKVPVFQKDQATDTPVCYCFGLTRGDLSAATQGGLPETISSTIQAHIKAGRCGCEVNNPQGKCCLGDIYKTLSALQQASERRGPSRLP; encoded by the coding sequence ATGGCTTCTTCCGGATGCTGTGCACCTGAACCCGGCCTTTCGACCCTCCCTATATGCCCAACCTGCGGCACCACCGGCAGGACTGTGAAGCTGATAACCCTCAAGGCACTTCTCAGGCCTCCGGCGCTCGCCACTCTGGATCCGAACCGGATCTACCGTTTCTGTCCGAACAGTGGATGTGAAGTGGTGTATTTCTTTGATTTGTTTGTTTACGTGCGGGCAGATGTGAAAGTACCTGTTTTCCAGAAGGATCAGGCGACCGACACCCCTGTGTGCTATTGCTTCGGCCTTACACGTGGTGACCTCAGCGCGGCCACGCAGGGTGGCCTTCCGGAAACCATCTCGTCCACGATTCAGGCGCACATCAAAGCTGGCCGGTGTGGATGCGAAGTAAACAACCCCCAGGGGAAGTGCTGCCTCGGGGACATTTACAAGACGCTATCCGCCTTGCAGCAGGCTTCAGAACGCAGAGGGCCAAGTCGGCTCCCTTAA
- a CDS encoding DUF4396 domain-containing protein, whose translation MDMDMSAMNMLPDWWTPAAWIYLIASVISAGFLAYDLYVRRRRLHVPAMRPVWVVSALFLGPLAILLYARWGLELADGRAGSTRMAWILLALLPGAAASTVAHLIGVPVVFGAGWTIAGDALWAVALFILILATLLLFMFDTAAATGERANHLVRLFLGAFFTVLAFDIGMVGWMLYLHGNGLMQPITDVVFTTQMQIGMLLGMLTALPVAAWLTPKPASGPQAFVP comes from the coding sequence ATGGATATGGATATGAGCGCCATGAACATGTTGCCAGACTGGTGGACACCAGCAGCTTGGATCTATTTGATCGCCAGCGTCATCTCGGCCGGCTTTCTTGCATATGACCTGTATGTCCGCAGGCGACGCCTGCACGTACCGGCAATGCGACCCGTCTGGGTGGTCAGCGCCCTGTTCCTGGGCCCACTGGCCATTCTGCTGTACGCACGCTGGGGCCTGGAACTTGCAGACGGCCGCGCGGGTTCCACCCGGATGGCCTGGATCCTGCTGGCCTTGTTGCCCGGCGCTGCCGCATCGACTGTCGCTCACCTGATAGGGGTGCCTGTGGTGTTCGGCGCTGGGTGGACTATCGCCGGCGATGCGCTCTGGGCGGTGGCGTTATTCATATTGATTCTCGCGACCCTATTGCTGTTTATGTTTGATACCGCCGCCGCAACCGGGGAGCGTGCCAACCATCTCGTCAGATTGTTCCTGGGCGCTTTCTTCACGGTGCTGGCCTTCGATATCGGGATGGTCGGCTGGATGCTGTACCTGCATGGCAATGGCCTGATGCAGCCCATCACTGACGTGGTGTTTACGACCCAGATGCAGATCGGCATGCTGTTGGGAATGCTTACAGCGCTTCCTGTGGCTGCGTGGCTTACACCGAAACCTGCGTCCGGTCCTCAGGCTTTCGTGCCGTAG